From Micromonospora sp. NBC_01699, a single genomic window includes:
- a CDS encoding ABC transporter substrate-binding protein, giving the protein MATPAIGSSALTRRGLLLAGTSTLFLAACGRGDEDDRSGPTGKGPQDLAIGASLELTGAGAALGVLQERALRITLETLNEEGVPVGNLRRKIRLVVQDNGSNPKTAAEQATEMVNRDQVHALVGGTLAETSMSMIAVAQEAQVPFISLAAADEIVLPLPQRTFVYKLTPDASDVARQLARLINSQRLEKVTLLAAPGLHGNSGVRAMTGALDTVGVGLNKTVRLPATGADFASAATRVASGKPDGVTIWATAPSSGAAARALRDAGYQGPIFFDAGAVAEETLSTENAEAVEGSFVVHPMALSGSSLTNTTSAGLARRDFVFRYIQEHGSFSGFAPYASDAVHLITAAARLANSVDRGRLRVYLARQVTEGIAGSYAFAPIRHGGMEPDSLGVFTVSRGEWTRIS; this is encoded by the coding sequence ATGGCGACACCGGCGATCGGTTCATCCGCCCTTACCCGTCGCGGCCTGCTCCTGGCCGGCACCTCCACGCTGTTCCTGGCCGCCTGCGGGCGCGGCGACGAGGACGATCGCAGCGGCCCCACCGGCAAGGGTCCACAGGACCTCGCCATCGGTGCCAGCCTGGAACTGACCGGCGCCGGCGCGGCACTGGGCGTCCTCCAGGAACGGGCACTGCGGATCACCCTCGAAACGTTGAACGAGGAAGGCGTACCGGTCGGCAACCTGCGCCGGAAGATCCGCCTGGTGGTGCAGGACAACGGCAGCAACCCGAAGACCGCGGCGGAGCAGGCGACCGAAATGGTCAACCGCGACCAGGTGCACGCGCTGGTCGGCGGCACCCTGGCCGAGACCTCGATGTCGATGATCGCTGTCGCGCAGGAGGCGCAGGTCCCGTTCATCTCCCTCGCCGCCGCCGACGAGATAGTGCTGCCGCTCCCCCAACGGACCTTCGTCTACAAGCTCACCCCCGACGCCAGCGACGTCGCCCGCCAACTGGCCCGCCTGATCAACTCACAGCGGCTGGAGAAGGTCACCCTGCTGGCCGCACCGGGCCTGCACGGAAACTCCGGCGTACGGGCCATGACGGGGGCGCTCGACACCGTCGGGGTGGGCCTGAACAAGACCGTACGGCTGCCGGCCACCGGTGCCGACTTCGCGTCCGCCGCGACCCGGGTGGCGAGCGGCAAGCCGGACGGGGTGACGATCTGGGCCACCGCCCCGAGTTCCGGCGCCGCCGCCCGCGCGCTGCGCGACGCCGGCTACCAGGGCCCGATCTTCTTCGACGCCGGCGCGGTCGCCGAGGAGACCCTCTCGACCGAGAACGCCGAGGCGGTCGAGGGGTCCTTCGTGGTCCACCCGATGGCGCTGAGCGGCTCCTCGCTGACCAACACCACCAGCGCCGGCCTGGCCCGGCGGGACTTCGTCTTCCGCTACATCCAGGAGCACGGCTCGTTCAGCGGGTTCGCGCCGTACGCGTCGGACGCGGTGCACCTGATCACCGCCGCCGCCCGGCTCGCGAACAGCGTCGACCGGGGACGTCTGCGGGTGTACCTGGCCCGTCAGGTGACCGAGGGAATCGCCGGCTCGTACGCGTTCGCGCCGATCCGTCACGGCGGCATGGAGCCCGACTCGCTCGGCGTGTTCACCGTCAGCCGTGGCGAGTGGACCCGGATCTCCTGA
- a CDS encoding GTP-binding protein, with protein sequence MSHRPMPGRVTSAKIVIAGGFGVGKTTLVGSVSEITPLTTEAIMTSAGVGVDDTRQVPGKTTTTVAMDFGRISIDRDLILYLFGTPGQTRFWFMWDELVRGAIGAVVLVDTRRLADCFAAIDFFEHRRLPYLVAINCFDGMQYHDPQDVRDALAISSDVPVVACDARNRESTKHVLISLVEYVLTMRRSRAVAPA encoded by the coding sequence ATGTCGCACCGCCCGATGCCCGGGCGCGTGACATCGGCGAAGATCGTCATCGCCGGTGGGTTTGGCGTCGGCAAGACGACGCTGGTCGGCTCGGTCTCGGAGATCACGCCGTTGACCACTGAGGCGATCATGACGTCCGCCGGCGTCGGCGTCGATGACACGCGACAGGTGCCGGGAAAGACGACCACCACGGTCGCCATGGACTTCGGTCGGATCTCGATCGACCGGGATCTGATCCTCTACCTGTTCGGCACCCCGGGCCAGACACGTTTCTGGTTCATGTGGGACGAACTGGTACGGGGAGCGATCGGGGCCGTGGTGTTGGTGGACACCCGTCGATTGGCCGACTGCTTCGCGGCGATCGACTTCTTCGAGCACCGGCGGCTGCCGTACCTGGTGGCCATCAACTGCTTCGACGGTATGCAGTACCACGACCCGCAGGACGTGCGGGACGCGCTCGCCATTTCGAGTGACGTCCCGGTGGTGGCTTGCGACGCGCGTAACCGCGAGTCGACCAAGCACGTGCTGATCTCGCTGGTGGAGTACGTGCTCACCATGCGCAGGTCACGCGCTGTCGCGCCCGCCTGA
- a CDS encoding DUF742 domain-containing protein — protein sequence MAERDEPTGALVRPYAVTRGRTRPRLNIALEALVETTVRGRTAGNGNGGQGREHQYIAALCDGQLQSLAEIAARMQLPLGVARVLIADMAAEGLVAVHEPTILDDSNDAVGTELLERVLSGLRRL from the coding sequence ATGGCTGAACGCGACGAGCCAACTGGCGCGTTGGTCAGGCCATATGCCGTCACCCGTGGACGGACCCGGCCGAGGCTCAACATCGCCCTGGAGGCACTGGTCGAGACGACGGTGCGCGGCCGGACAGCCGGTAACGGCAACGGCGGCCAGGGTCGGGAGCACCAATACATCGCCGCGCTGTGTGACGGTCAGTTGCAGTCGCTCGCGGAAATCGCGGCGCGGATGCAGCTACCGCTCGGAGTGGCCCGGGTCCTCATCGCTGACATGGCCGCCGAAGGCCTGGTCGCGGTGCATGAACCGACAATCCTGGACGACTCTAACGACGCGGTGGGCACTGAACTGCTGGAGAGGGTGCTGAGTGGACTTCGCAGGCTCTGA
- a CDS encoding roadblock/LC7 domain-containing protein has translation MTSTQDLGWLLANFADRVPGVAHAIAVSADGLLLASSRDLPRDRADQLAAIASGLVSLTQGAARCFEGGAVLQTVVEMDNGFLFLMSISDGSSFAVLAARNSDVGQVGYEMALLVDRVGDALTPAPRAAAGMLG, from the coding sequence ATGACATCTACGCAGGATCTCGGTTGGCTGCTTGCCAACTTCGCCGACCGGGTGCCGGGCGTCGCACACGCGATCGCGGTCTCCGCGGACGGTCTGCTCCTCGCGTCGTCACGGGACCTTCCGCGTGACCGGGCCGACCAGCTCGCCGCCATCGCGTCCGGACTGGTCAGCCTCACCCAGGGCGCGGCACGCTGTTTCGAGGGTGGCGCGGTTTTGCAAACCGTGGTCGAGATGGACAATGGCTTCCTGTTCCTCATGTCCATCTCGGACGGTTCGTCGTTCGCGGTGCTCGCCGCTCGCAACAGCGACGTGGGACAGGTCGGTTACGAAATGGCACTGCTCGTCGACCGGGTGGGAGACGCGCTCACGCCCGCGCCGCGCGCCGCGGCGGGGATGCTGGGCTAG